From a single Arachis hypogaea cultivar Tifrunner chromosome 3, arahy.Tifrunner.gnm2.J5K5, whole genome shotgun sequence genomic region:
- the LOC140183501 gene encoding uncharacterized protein: MIDRGFCDLGASINLMPLSLTKKLQINELKSADVILQLADKTKKKAIGVVENVLVKVGKYFLPVDFVVLEMEDIYLYPIILGRPFLATARALLDVEKGELILRIHDE, encoded by the coding sequence ATGATTGATAGAGGattttgtgatcttggagcaagcataaATTTAATGCCCCTGTCTCTCACAAAGAAGTTGCAGATCAATGAGTTAAAATCCGCAGATGTAATCCTCCAATTGGCTGACAAGACCAAGAAAaaggcaataggagtggttgaaaatgtattGGTGAAAGTAGGAAAGTACTTCCTCCCTGTAGATTTTGTTGTTCTTGAGATGGAAGACATCTATCTTTATCCAATCATTCTGGGGAGACCATTTTTGGCTACTGCCAGAGCACTCTTAGATGTGGAGAAAGGGGAGTTGatattgagaatacatgatgaataa